In the genome of Streptococcus mitis, one region contains:
- a CDS encoding 30S ribosomal protein S12, with the protein MPTINQLVRKPRKSKVEKSKSPALNVGYNSHKKVQTNVSSPQKRGVATRVGTMTPKKPNSALRKFARVRLSNLIEVTAYIPGIGHNLQEHSVVLLRGGRVKDLPGVRYHIVRGALDTAGVNDRKQGRSKYGTKRPKA; encoded by the coding sequence ATGCCTACAATTAACCAATTGGTTCGCAAACCGCGTAAATCAAAAGTAGAAAAATCTAAATCACCAGCTTTGAACGTTGGTTACAACAGTCATAAAAAAGTTCAAACAAACGTTTCTTCACCACAAAAACGTGGTGTTGCAACTCGTGTTGGAACAATGACACCTAAAAAACCTAACTCAGCCCTTCGTAAATTCGCTCGTGTACGTTTGAGCAACCTTATCGAAGTTACTGCCTACATCCCAGGTATCGGACACAACTTGCAAGAGCACAGCGTGGTGCTTCTTCGTGGTGGACGTGTAAAAGACCTTCCAGGGGTACGTTACCATATCGTCCGTGGTGCACTTGATACTGCAGGTGTTAACGATCGTAAACAAGGCCGTTCTAAATACGGTACTAAACGTCCAAAAGCATAA
- a CDS encoding transposase, translating into MNRLKDLPVVHIDETGIDRYLYRPSARAPRGEKVYEKISGRRFERTSIVTGQVDGEFIAPMI; encoded by the coding sequence TTGAATAGGCTAAAAGATTTACCAGTCGTACATATTGACGAAACAGGAATCGACCGCTATCTCTATCGTCCTTCTGCAAGGGCTCCTAGAGGGGAGAAAGTCTATGAAAAGATTAGCGGACGGCGTTTTGAGCGGACTTCAATTGTTACAGGACAAGTAGACGGAGAGTTTATAGCTCCTATGATTTAA
- a CDS encoding 30S ribosomal protein S7, which translates to MSRKNRAPKRDVLPDPLYNSQLVTRLINRVMLDGKRGTAASIVYGAFEQIKEATGNDALEVFETAMENIMPVLEVRARRVGGSNYQVPVEVRPERRTTLGLRWLVTIARLRGEHTMQDRLAKEILDAANNTGAAVKKREDTHRMAEANRAFAHFRW; encoded by the coding sequence ATGAGTCGTAAAAATAGAGCTCCAAAACGTGACGTATTGCCAGATCCGCTTTACAATTCACAACTAGTTACTCGTCTTATCAACCGCGTTATGCTTGATGGTAAACGTGGTACAGCTGCTTCAATCGTTTACGGTGCCTTTGAGCAAATCAAAGAAGCTACTGGAAACGATGCACTTGAAGTATTTGAAACCGCTATGGAAAACATCATGCCTGTACTTGAAGTACGTGCACGTCGTGTTGGTGGTTCTAACTACCAAGTCCCAGTTGAAGTTCGTCCAGAACGTCGTACAACACTTGGACTTCGTTGGTTGGTAACAATCGCTCGTCTTCGTGGTGAACACACAATGCAAGACCGTCTTGCAAAAGAAATCTTAGATGCTGCTAACAACACTGGTGCAGCTGTTAAGAAACGTGAAGACACTCACCGTATGGCTGAAGCTAACCGTGCATTCGCACACTTCCGTTGGTAA
- a CDS encoding histidine kinase, which produces MLERLKSIHYMFWASLIFMIFPILPVVTGWLSAWHLLIDILFIVAYLGVLTTKSQRLSWLYWGLMLTYVVGNTAFVAVNYIWFFFFLSNLLSYHFSVGGLKSLHVWTFLLAQVLVLGQLLIFQRIEVEFLFYLLVILAFVDLMTFGLVRIRIVEDLKEAQAKQNAQINLLLAENERSRIGQDLHDSLGHTFAMLSVKTDLALQLFQMEAYPQVEKELKEIHQISKDSMNEVRTIVENLKSRTLTSELETVKKMLEIAGIEVEIANQLDTASLTQELESTASMILLELVTNIIKHAKASKVYLKLERTEKELILTVRDDGCGFTSIKGDELHTVQDRVLPFSGEVKVISWKQPTEVQVRLPYKERK; this is translated from the coding sequence ATGCTTGAAAGACTGAAAAGCATACATTATATGTTTTGGGCCAGTTTAATTTTTATGATTTTCCCCATCCTACCTGTAGTGACTGGATGGCTTTCTGCCTGGCATTTATTGATTGATATTCTATTTATAGTGGCATATTTGGGTGTTTTAACAACTAAGAGCCAGCGCCTGTCTTGGCTATATTGGGGTCTCATGCTGACTTATGTAGTTGGGAATACTGCCTTTGTTGCTGTTAATTATATCTGGTTTTTCTTTTTTCTATCCAATCTCTTAAGTTATCATTTCAGCGTAGGTGGTTTAAAGTCTTTACATGTCTGGACTTTTCTTCTTGCTCAAGTCCTTGTTTTGGGCCAACTTTTGATTTTTCAGAGAATCGAAGTTGAGTTTTTATTCTATCTACTTGTAATTCTTGCTTTTGTCGATTTAATGACTTTTGGCTTGGTTCGGATTCGTATTGTGGAGGATTTGAAAGAAGCTCAGGCTAAGCAAAATGCCCAGATAAATCTATTGCTTGCTGAAAATGAACGTAGTCGTATCGGTCAGGATTTGCATGATAGTCTGGGACACACTTTTGCTATGCTGAGTGTCAAGACAGATTTAGCCTTGCAGTTATTCCAGATGGAGGCTTATCCACAGGTGGAAAAGGAATTAAAAGAAATTCACCAGATCAGCAAGGATTCCATGAATGAAGTGCGAACCATTGTGGAAAATCTTAAGTCTAGAACTTTGACATCCGAACTAGAGACTGTAAAAAAGATGTTAGAAATTGCTGGAATTGAAGTGGAAATAGCTAATCAACTAGATACAGCTAGCTTAACTCAGGAATTGGAGTCAACGGCTTCCATGATTTTGCTTGAATTAGTGACCAACATCATCAAACATGCTAAAGCGTCTAAAGTCTACTTAAAATTAGAACGGACAGAGAAAGAACTCATTCTAACAGTGAGAGATGATGGCTGTGGCTTTACTTCTATAAAGGGGGATGAGCTCCATACAGTTCAAGATCGTGTTCTTCCATTTTCGGGAGAAGTAAAGGTAATTAGTTGGAAACAACCGACAGAAGTTCAGGTTCGACTACCTTATAAGGAGAGAAAATAG
- a CDS encoding multidrug ABC transporter permease, with translation MKRWIALNKIEFLLTKRQLVYYLLSVGVPTAFYLFFSGMYQETPGGPANFMRDYLISMTAFSMMSTAMFSFPVVLHTDKINNWQKTLRHTPVNMVEYYLSKITSMMVDYLVSILVVFSVGHLVRGVDMPLGSWIGAALLLIVGSVAFVALGLTLTLLPSSQLMSVVGNLLYLGLAVLGGLWMPISLFPDWMQAIGKCLPTYQLMELLKTFLNEGSIDLSTIVYLLVFSAVLFGLTIYLQGHKENA, from the coding sequence ATGAAACGATGGATCGCATTAAATAAGATAGAATTTCTATTGACCAAACGGCAACTCGTCTATTATTTATTATCAGTAGGGGTGCCGACAGCTTTCTATTTATTCTTTTCAGGAATGTACCAAGAAACACCAGGTGGACCGGCTAATTTTATGCGCGACTACCTCATCTCCATGACGGCTTTTTCCATGATGTCGACAGCTATGTTTTCATTCCCAGTTGTTTTACATACAGACAAAATCAACAACTGGCAGAAAACATTGCGCCATACTCCGGTAAATATGGTAGAATATTATCTATCAAAGATAACAAGTATGATGGTTGATTATCTGGTCTCAATCTTGGTTGTTTTCTCAGTTGGGCACTTGGTCAGAGGTGTGGATATGCCTTTAGGAAGCTGGATTGGGGCTGCGCTCTTGCTGATAGTAGGAAGTGTAGCTTTTGTAGCGCTTGGCTTGACCTTGACACTTTTGCCTTCTAGTCAGCTGATGTCTGTCGTGGGCAATCTTCTCTATCTAGGCTTGGCTGTTTTAGGCGGACTCTGGATGCCCATCTCTTTATTTCCAGACTGGATGCAAGCAATCGGGAAGTGTCTACCAACTTATCAGTTGATGGAGTTGCTCAAGACCTTCTTAAACGAGGGTAGCATCGATCTATCAACCATAGTTTATCTACTTGTTTTTTCAGCAGTTTTGTTTGGTTTGACCATTTACCTTCAAGGTCATAAGGAGAATGCTTAA
- a CDS encoding two-component system response regulator, which produces MKVLVAEDQSMLRDAMCQLLTLQPDVESVFQANNGQEAIQLLEKESVDIAILDVEMPVKTGLEVLEWIRAEKLETKVVVVTTFKRSGYFERAVKAGVDAYVLKERNIADLMQTLHTVLEGRKEYSPELMEVVMTHPNPLTEQEISVLKGVAQGLSNQEIADKLYLSNGTVRNYVTNILSKLDAGNRTEAANIAKESGWL; this is translated from the coding sequence ATGAAAGTATTAGTCGCAGAAGATCAAAGTATGTTGCGGGATGCCATGTGCCAGTTGCTCACGCTTCAACCGGATGTAGAGTCTGTCTTTCAAGCCAATAATGGGCAAGAAGCAATCCAACTATTAGAAAAGGAGTCTGTAGATATCGCCATCCTTGACGTAGAAATGCCTGTTAAGACAGGTCTTGAAGTCTTGGAGTGGATACGAGCAGAAAAGCTTGAAACAAAGGTGGTTGTAGTGACGACCTTCAAGCGCTCAGGGTATTTTGAACGTGCGGTCAAGGCTGGAGTAGATGCTTATGTATTAAAAGAAAGAAACATTGCAGACCTCATGCAAACCTTGCACACCGTCCTAGAGGGACGCAAGGAGTATTCGCCTGAATTGATGGAAGTGGTGATGACGCATCCCAATCCATTAACGGAGCAAGAAATCTCAGTTTTAAAGGGAGTCGCTCAGGGTTTATCTAATCAAGAAATTGCAGACAAACTTTATCTATCCAACGGAACAGTCCGAAACTATGTCACCAATATTCTTTCGAAACTAGATGCTGGTAATCGAACAGAGGCAGCTAATATCGCGAAAGAATCTGGTTGGTTGTGA
- a CDS encoding DDE endonuclease, which yields MTSDLFVEWFKTQLLPALKTPHVIVMDNASFHPPYSPDLNPIEQAWTILKKKVRDSLREIPNIFECLEHFFKTK from the coding sequence ATGACGAGTGATTTATTTGTGGAGTGGTTCAAAACGCAACTCCTGCCTGCTTTGAAGACACCTCACGTTATTGTAATGGATAATGCTAGTTTTCATCCACCTTATTCACCAGATTTGAATCCTATTGAGCAAGCTTGGACTATCTTGAAAAAGAAAGTGAGGGATTCACTAAGAGAAATTCCAAATATTTTTGAATGTTTGGAACACTTTTTTAAAACTAAATGA
- a CDS encoding multidrug ABC transporter ATP-binding protein → MNMIKVESLNKNIKGKAILKDISFEVAEGECVALIGPNGAGKTTLLDCLLGDKLVTSGQVSIQGLSVTSSQLDYIRGYLPQENVIVQKLKVKELIAFFQSIYPNPLSNQEIDQLLQFDKQQKEQFAEKLSGGQKRLFSFALTLIGRPKLVFLDEPTAAMDTSTRQRFWEIVQDLKAQGVTILYSSHYIEEVEHTADRILVLNKGDLIRDTTPLAMRSEGIEKHFILPLAYKEIVEQSNLVENWVQKQDALQVVTREANTFWELLVQAGCSIQEIEVNNRSLLDTIFEETQKGDDEDETMDRIK, encoded by the coding sequence ATGAACATGATTAAGGTAGAAAGCCTAAATAAAAACATCAAGGGCAAGGCTATTTTGAAGGATATTTCCTTTGAGGTAGCTGAAGGTGAATGCGTCGCCTTGATTGGGCCCAATGGTGCTGGGAAGACCACACTCTTGGACTGTCTGCTTGGAGATAAACTGGTCACAAGCGGTCAAGTATCCATCCAAGGCTTGTCAGTGACGAGTTCTCAGTTAGACTATATTAGAGGTTATCTGCCTCAAGAAAATGTCATCGTTCAGAAATTAAAGGTCAAAGAGTTGATTGCTTTCTTTCAAAGTATTTATCCAAATCCCTTGAGCAACCAGGAGATCGATCAACTATTGCAGTTTGACAAGCAACAAAAAGAGCAATTTGCAGAAAAATTGTCAGGCGGGCAAAAGCGTCTCTTCTCTTTTGCCTTGACCTTGATTGGCCGACCAAAACTTGTCTTTTTAGATGAGCCAACTGCGGCCATGGATACCTCAACACGCCAACGTTTTTGGGAAATTGTTCAGGATCTAAAAGCGCAGGGAGTTACCATTCTCTATTCGTCCCATTACATCGAAGAGGTAGAGCATACAGCGGACCGAATCTTGGTCTTGAATAAGGGAGACTTGATTCGCGATACAACACCTCTAGCCATGCGTAGTGAGGGAATTGAAAAGCATTTTATCCTTCCTCTGGCATACAAGGAAATTGTTGAGCAGTCTAACTTAGTTGAAAACTGGGTACAAAAACAAGATGCTCTGCAAGTAGTCACACGAGAGGCAAATACTTTTTGGGAACTGTTAGTTCAAGCAGGATGTAGCATACAAGAAATCGAAGTTAATAACCGTAGTTTGCTAGATACCATCTTTGAAGAAACACAGAAGGGAGATGACGAAGATGAAACGATGGATCGCATTAAATAA
- the fusA gene encoding elongation factor G (EF-G; promotes GTP-dependent translocation of the ribosome during translation; many organisms have multiple copies of this gene), whose product MAREFSLEKTRNIGIMAHVDAGKTTTTERILYYTGKIHKIGETHEGASQMDWMEQEQERGITITSAATTAQWNNHRVNIIDTPGHVDFTIEVQRSLRVLDGAVTVLDSQSGVEPQTETVWRQATEYGVPRIVFANKMDKIGADFLYSVSTLHDRLQANAHPIQLPIGSEDDFRGIIDLIKMKAEIYTNDLGTDILEEDIPAEYLDQAQEYREKLVEAVAETDEELMMKYLEGEEITNEELKAGIRKATINVEFFPVLCGSAFKNKGVQLMLDAVIDYLPSPLDIPAIKGINPDTDAEETRPASDEEPFAALAFKIMTDPFVGRLTFFRVYSGVLQSGSYVLNTSKGKRERIGRILQMHANSRQEIDTVYSGDIAAAVGLKDTTTGDSLTDEKAKIILESINVPEPVIQLMVEPKSKADQDKMGIALQKLAEEDPTFRVETNVETGETVISGMGELHLDVLVDRMRREFKVEANVGAPQVSYRETFRASTQARGFFKRQSGGKGQFGDVWIEFTPNEEGKGFEFENAIVGGVVPREFIPAVEKGLVESMANGVLAGYPMVDVKAKLYDGSYHDVDSSETAFKIAASLALKEAAKSAQPAILEPMMLVTITVPEENLGDVMGHVTARRGRVDGMEAHGNSQIVRAYVPLAEMFGYATVLRSASQGRGTFMMVFDHYEDVPKSVQEEIIKKNKGED is encoded by the coding sequence ATGGCACGCGAATTTTCACTTGAAAAAACTCGTAATATCGGTATCATGGCTCACGTCGATGCTGGTAAAACAACAACTACTGAGCGTATTCTTTACTACACTGGTAAAATCCACAAAATCGGTGAAACTCACGAAGGTGCGTCACAAATGGACTGGATGGAGCAAGAGCAAGAGCGTGGTATCACTATCACATCTGCTGCGACAACAGCTCAATGGAACAACCACCGCGTAAACATCATCGACACACCAGGACACGTGGACTTCACAATCGAAGTACAACGTTCTCTTCGTGTATTGGATGGTGCGGTTACCGTTCTTGACTCACAATCAGGTGTTGAGCCTCAAACTGAAACAGTTTGGCGTCAAGCAACTGAGTATGGAGTTCCACGTATCGTATTTGCCAACAAAATGGACAAAATCGGTGCTGACTTCCTTTACTCTGTAAGCACACTTCACGATCGTCTGCAAGCAAATGCACACCCAATCCAATTGCCAATCGGTTCTGAAGATGACTTCCGTGGTATCATCGACTTGATCAAGATGAAAGCTGAAATCTATACGAACGACCTTGGTACAGATATCCTTGAAGAAGATATTCCAGCTGAATACCTTGACCAAGCTCAAGAATACCGTGAAAAATTGGTTGAAGCAGTTGCTGAAACTGACGAAGAATTGATGATGAAATACCTCGAAGGTGAAGAAATCACTAACGAAGAATTGAAAGCTGGTATCCGTAAAGCGACTATCAACGTTGAATTCTTCCCAGTATTGTGTGGTTCTGCCTTCAAGAACAAAGGTGTTCAATTGATGCTTGATGCAGTTATTGACTACCTTCCAAGCCCACTTGATATCCCAGCTATCAAAGGTATTAACCCAGATACAGACGCTGAAGAAACTCGTCCAGCATCTGACGAAGAGCCATTTGCAGCTCTTGCCTTCAAGATCATGACAGACCCATTCGTAGGTCGTTTGACATTCTTCCGTGTGTACTCAGGTGTTCTTCAATCAGGTTCTTACGTATTGAACACTTCTAAAGGTAAACGTGAACGTATTGGACGTATCCTTCAAATGCACGCTAACAGTCGTCAAGAAATTGATACTGTTTACTCAGGTGATATCGCTGCTGCCGTTGGTTTGAAAGATACTACAACTGGTGACTCATTGACAGATGAAAAAGCTAAAATCATCCTTGAGTCAATCAACGTTCCAGAACCAGTTATCCAATTGATGGTTGAGCCAAAATCTAAAGCTGACCAAGACAAGATGGGTATCGCCCTTCAAAAATTGGCTGAAGAAGATCCAACATTCCGCGTTGAAACAAACGTTGAAACTGGTGAAACAGTTATCTCAGGTATGGGTGAGCTTCACCTTGACGTCCTTGTTGACCGTATGCGTCGTGAGTTCAAAGTTGAAGCGAACGTAGGTGCTCCTCAAGTATCTTACCGTGAAACATTCCGCGCTTCTACTCAAGCACGTGGATTCTTCAAACGTCAGTCTGGTGGTAAAGGTCAATTCGGTGATGTATGGATTGAATTTACTCCAAACGAAGAAGGTAAAGGATTCGAATTCGAAAACGCAATCGTCGGTGGTGTGGTTCCTCGTGAATTTATCCCAGCGGTTGAAAAAGGTTTGGTAGAATCTATGGCTAATGGTGTTCTTGCAGGTTACCCAATGGTTGACGTTAAAGCTAAGCTTTACGATGGTTCATACCACGATGTCGACTCATCTGAAACTGCCTTCAAGATCGCGGCTTCACTTGCCCTTAAAGAAGCTGCTAAATCAGCACAACCAGCCATCCTTGAGCCAATGATGCTTGTAACAATCACTGTTCCAGAAGAAAACCTTGGTGATGTTATGGGTCACGTAACTGCTCGTCGTGGACGTGTTGATGGTATGGAAGCACACGGTAACAGCCAAATCGTTCGTGCTTATGTTCCACTTGCTGAAATGTTCGGTTATGCAACAGTTCTTCGTTCTGCATCTCAAGGACGTGGTACATTCATGATGGTATTTGACCACTACGAAGATGTACCTAAGTCAGTACAAGAAGAAATCATTAAGAAAAATAAAGGTGAAGACTAA